From one Pan troglodytes isolate AG18354 chromosome 13, NHGRI_mPanTro3-v2.0_pri, whole genome shotgun sequence genomic stretch:
- the LOC470532 gene encoding peptidyl-prolyl cis-trans isomerase A-like, translating into MVNPTVFFDIAIDSEPLGHVSFKLFADKFPKTAENFCALSTGEKAFGYKGSCFHRIIPGFMYQGGDFTHHNSTDGKSIYGEKFDDENFILKHTGHGILSMANAGPSTNGSQFFICTAKSEWLDGKHVVFGKMKEGMNIVEAT; encoded by the coding sequence ATGGTCAACCCCACTGTGTTCTTCGACATTGCCATTGACAGCGAGCCCTTGGGCCACGTCTCCTTCAAGCTGTTTGCAGACAAGTttccaaagacagcagaaaaCTTTTGTGCTCTGAGCACTGGAGAGAAAGCATTTGGTTATAAGGGTTCCTGCTTTCACAGAATTATTCCAGGGTTTATGTATCAGGGTGGTGACTTCACACACCATAACAGCACTGATGGCAAGTCCATCTATGGGGAGAAATTTGATGATGAAAACTTCATCCTAAAGCATACAGGTCATGGCATCTTGTCCATGGCAAATGCTGGACCCAGCACAAATGGTTCCCAGTTTTTCATCTGCACTGCCAAGAGTGAGTGGTTGGATGGCAAGCATGTGGTCTTTGGCAAGATGAAAGAAGGCATGAATATTGTGGAGGCCACGTAG